The Ensifer adhaerens genome contains a region encoding:
- a CDS encoding AAA family ATPase — MAKAKERLSFERRIADLHLTRHLRPYRRAKACYLVAVLPAGVSSLVWKDAALTWTKTDEDVDWRYKDPVVVASESILDDLAVSRERVVVLIENDDRDDLLKHVTIAAADAVIDIDCIDPKLIQLAFREFTGGGISYDDAAVLATLPASRRRLVSLTGRPVSETIGRLSEALKKEDVAKSEDAVAVKKKKSVRPLEELHGFREAKTWGLELARDLADYREGIIQWTDVDNGLLLSGPPGTGKTTFAKSLAETCGVGLVVGSYSTWIATGDGHQGDLLKSMRQAFDLARKLAPSVLLIDEIDNFVKRGSIGNGRADEWMRGVVNGLLELLDGATSREGVVVIGSCNDHSVIDEALRRPGRLDRHIEIGPPDAGARMRILADYLGVDLDLSPYLRRTEGMSGADLERAARDTRRLARRERTEIAHHHIIAALPPRAPRPAEYLRLIARHEIGHAVVGAVLGGRLLHVYLLKEYDPAVTTSVAGAAVFRIEKHEHRTADKHRDLICTKLAGMASELIHYGSHGDVCVADLDEASALATYMLSSLGMGDTLTSAGHREPHELAEARVMDPALARDVEALLQEQAARAREILEQHRDAVDELVELLILRGRLMGPEVRDTIRSYEQGPSLPKAV; from the coding sequence ATGGCTAAAGCCAAAGAGCGCCTGTCTTTCGAGCGCCGCATCGCCGACCTTCATCTTACCCGCCATCTCCGTCCATATCGCCGCGCAAAGGCGTGCTACCTCGTCGCGGTCCTCCCGGCGGGCGTATCTTCTCTCGTCTGGAAAGATGCGGCACTGACGTGGACGAAAACCGATGAGGACGTCGATTGGCGCTACAAAGACCCTGTCGTCGTAGCTTCCGAAAGCATCCTCGACGATCTGGCGGTATCCCGCGAGCGTGTCGTAGTACTGATCGAAAACGATGACCGCGACGACCTGCTCAAGCACGTCACCATCGCGGCCGCGGATGCGGTCATCGATATCGATTGCATTGATCCCAAGCTCATCCAGCTGGCTTTCCGCGAATTCACCGGCGGCGGTATCTCGTACGATGACGCCGCCGTTCTCGCCACGCTTCCTGCTTCCCGTCGCCGCTTGGTCTCGCTCACCGGCCGCCCCGTGTCGGAAACGATCGGACGCCTGTCGGAGGCTCTGAAAAAGGAAGACGTCGCTAAGTCCGAAGATGCGGTTGCGGTGAAAAAGAAGAAGTCGGTTCGACCGCTTGAGGAGTTGCACGGTTTCCGAGAGGCAAAGACCTGGGGTCTTGAGCTGGCCCGCGACCTCGCAGACTATCGTGAGGGCATCATCCAGTGGACGGACGTCGATAATGGTCTGCTGCTCTCGGGTCCTCCGGGAACGGGCAAGACTACGTTTGCCAAGTCTCTCGCGGAAACATGCGGTGTTGGCCTTGTCGTCGGTTCTTATTCGACCTGGATCGCCACCGGCGACGGTCATCAGGGTGACTTGCTGAAGTCGATGCGTCAGGCGTTCGATCTCGCGCGCAAGCTCGCGCCGTCGGTCCTGCTCATCGACGAGATCGACAATTTCGTGAAACGTGGAAGCATCGGAAACGGTCGCGCGGACGAATGGATGCGAGGTGTTGTCAACGGCCTGCTCGAATTGCTCGACGGCGCGACATCGCGCGAGGGCGTAGTCGTTATCGGGTCATGTAACGATCATTCCGTGATCGATGAGGCCCTCCGTCGCCCGGGTCGCCTGGATCGCCACATCGAGATTGGACCTCCCGACGCCGGAGCTCGAATGCGCATCCTCGCTGACTATCTCGGCGTCGACCTCGACCTTTCTCCTTACCTCCGACGCACAGAAGGAATGAGCGGCGCAGACCTCGAACGCGCAGCTCGCGACACCCGCCGCCTAGCACGTCGCGAACGCACGGAAATCGCGCACCATCACATTATCGCGGCGCTTCCCCCTCGCGCTCCGCGTCCGGCCGAGTACCTCCGCCTGATCGCTCGGCACGAGATCGGACATGCTGTTGTCGGTGCTGTGCTCGGGGGCCGCCTGCTGCATGTGTATCTGCTGAAAGAGTATGATCCCGCGGTTACGACCTCTGTAGCCGGCGCGGCTGTTTTCCGGATCGAAAAACACGAGCATCGCACCGCTGATAAGCATCGCGATCTCATTTGCACCAAACTCGCAGGCATGGCGTCCGAGCTGATTCACTACGGCAGCCATGGCGACGTCTGCGTGGCCGATCTCGACGAGGCCTCGGCGTTGGCGACGTACATGCTGTCAAGCCTTGGAATGGGTGACACGCTGACGTCCGCCGGTCATCGCGAGCCCCACGAATTGGCGGAAGCTCGTGTGATGGACCCGGCGCTTGCCCGCGACGTCGAAGCATTGCTTCAGGAGCAGGCTGCGCGTGCGCGTGAAATTCTTGAGCAACACCGCGACGCCGTTGATGAACTCGTTGAACTGTTGATCTTGCGCGGTCGCCTCATGGGGCCGGAAGTCCGCGACACGATCCGCTCTTATGAGCAGGGTCCCTCGCTCCCGAAGGCGGTGTAG